The Streptomyces sp. RKAG293 genome includes a region encoding these proteins:
- a CDS encoding NAD(P)H-binding protein: MILVTGASGNVGGELVGVLAAAGRPVRALIRDTERFEARPGVEVVTGDLNRAETLTGALDGVEGVFLLGGFADMLGVLDRIRSAGAGHVVLLSSRSVAGGDPANAIVAMHQDSEAAVRGSGVGWTILRSSGFMSNTFEWVPQLRDGDEVHAPFAEVGIAVIDPYDIASVAAAVLNDPDYHGRHLHISGPEALRPADRLATLARVLGRPLTFRAQPDAEARAEMSRTVPERYVDAFFRFFSDGDFDDAPVLPTVEVVTGRPARTFEDWATAHAGAFS; this comes from the coding sequence ATGATCCTGGTGACGGGGGCTTCCGGCAATGTCGGCGGTGAGCTGGTCGGCGTGCTCGCCGCGGCCGGACGGCCGGTGCGTGCGCTGATCCGCGACACGGAGAGGTTCGAGGCCCGGCCGGGCGTGGAGGTCGTGACCGGGGACCTGAACCGCGCCGAGACCCTGACCGGTGCGCTCGACGGAGTGGAGGGCGTCTTCCTTCTCGGCGGGTTCGCCGACATGCTCGGCGTCCTGGACCGGATCCGCTCGGCCGGGGCCGGACACGTCGTTCTGCTGTCGTCCCGGTCGGTGGCAGGCGGCGACCCGGCGAACGCGATCGTGGCGATGCACCAGGACTCCGAGGCGGCGGTCCGCGGGTCCGGAGTCGGCTGGACGATCCTCCGCTCCAGCGGCTTCATGTCGAACACCTTCGAGTGGGTCCCGCAACTCCGCGACGGCGACGAGGTCCATGCGCCCTTCGCCGAGGTCGGGATCGCCGTCATCGACCCGTACGACATCGCCTCGGTCGCGGCGGCGGTGCTGAACGACCCGGATTACCACGGCAGGCACCTCCACATCAGCGGCCCCGAGGCCCTGCGCCCGGCCGACCGCCTGGCGACCCTCGCCAGGGTCCTCGGCCGCCCGTTGACGTTCCGCGCCCAGCCCGACGCCGAGGCGCGGGCCGAGATGAGCCGTACGGTCCCGGAACGGTACGTCGACGCCTTCTTCCGGTTCTTCTCCGACGGAGACTTCGACGACGCCCCGGTCCTGCCGACGGTCGAGGTCGTCACCGGCCGCCCCGCGCGCACCTTCGAGGACTGGGCGACCGCCCACGCCGGAGCGTTCTCCTGA